CGGATGCCTCGGGGTGACTCCTGCGCCGGATCATGCGCACAGCGTAGCCGCGTCGACGACCGGCGCACCCGTCAGCGCGCTCGCACCACGCGCTTCTCATCCCAGACCGGCTCGGAGGACTCGTACACCCGACCGTCCGCCCCGAAGACGAGGAACCGATCGAAGGAGCGGGCGAACCAGCGGTCGTGCGTCACGGCGAGCACGGTCCCCTCGAACCGCGCGAGGGCCTCTTCGAGGGCTTCGGCGGACGCGAGGTCGAGGTTGTCCGTCGGTTCGTCGAGGAGCAGCAGCGTCGTCCCCGACAGCTCGAGGAGGAGCACCTGGAACCGCGCCTGCTGCCCGCCGCTCAGCGTGTCGAACGGCTGCTCCGCCTGCGCGACGAGGCCGTAGCGGTCGAGCGCCGAGCTCGCGGCATCCCGTGGCATCCCCCGTCTGTTGTCGTCGCCGCGATGGAGCAGGTCGAGAAGCGTGCGTCCGACGAACTCCGGATGCCGATGGGTCTGGGCGAACCACCCCGGCACGACGCGCGCGCCGAGGATCGCGCGTCCGGTGTGCGGGACGCGGTCGAGTCCGGCGCCGACGGTGGTCACATGCCCCAGGAGCGCGTCCGGGTCGGAGCCGCCCCCGGCCAGCAGCCGCAGGAAATGCGACTTCCCCGAGCCGTTGGAGCCGAGGACCGCCACGCGGTCGCCGAACCACACCTCCAGGTCGAACGGCCTCATCAGCCCGGTCAGCTCCAGCCGCTCGGCGACCACGGCACGCTTGCCCGTCCGCGCACCCTGAAGACGCAGCTGCAGGTCTTGCTCGGGCGGCCGCTCCTGCGGCGGACCGGCGGTCTCGAACTTCGTGAGCCGCGTGACCGCGGCTTGATAACGGGAGGCGAAACCGTCGTTGGCGGCGGCGGCGACCTTCATACGCGCGACGAGCGCCCGCAGCTTCGCGTGTTCCTCGTCCCATCGGCGGCGCAACTCGTCGAGCCGGGCCATCCGGTCCTCGCGCGCCGCGGCGTACGTGGCGAAGCACCCTCCGTGCACCCACGCCGTGCTCCCCGCGCCACCCGTCTCGAGGGTGACGATGCGGTCGGCCGCGCGCGCGAGGAGTTCCCGATCGTGCGAGACGAGGAGGACGGTCTTCGACGTGGCCCGCAACTGATCCTCGAGCCAACGCTTGCCGGGAACGTCGAGGTAGTTGTCGGGCTCGTCGAGCAGCAGGACGTCGTCGGGACCGCGCAGAAGGGACTCGAGGGCCAGCCTCTTCTGCTCCCCGCCCGACAGCGTGGCGAGCTCCCGGAATCGCGCACGCTCGTACGGGACGCCGAGCGCCGCGATCGTGCACGTGTCCCAGACCGTCTCGTGATCGTACCCGCCCGCGTCGGCGTAGTCGGCGAGCGCCGCCGCGTACCGCATCTGAGTGTCCAGATCGTCCTCTTCGATGAGGGCGTTCTCGGATGCCTCGAGCTCGAGCGCCGCGCGGCGGATACGCGTGGGCGACACCGAGACGAGGAGGTCGTGCACGGTTTCGTCCGCTTTTCCGTGGCCGATGAACTGGTCCATCACCCCGAGAGAGCCGCCGATCGCGATCGCCCCGCCGTGAGCCTTCTCCTCGCCGCGCACGATGCGAAGCAGTGTGGACTTTCCCGCCCCGTTCGGGCCGACGAGCGCCGTCGTCACGCCCTCCCCCACGCGGAACGTCACCTCGTCGAGGAGAGGTCGCCCGTCGGGCAGGGTGAAGGAGACGGCGGTGAGGTCGAGGTAGCCCATGGGGAGATTCCGGTCGACCGCTCGTGGCGGTGGCGTCGACCTCCGGACGCGCGGGGCGCTCGCTGGTCGGCCCGCCGGGAAGCGAGCCGACCAGCTTGGCGGACCGGTCTCCGCCCCGCCAAGACGCACGAGGAAGGGCCGGGCAGCCACCCGCCCGGCCCTTCGCGACGCGCTTAGTCGTTGTCGTCGGCGCCTCGACGACGATCCGGAACGGGCCAGCCGCGGCAGTGAT
This portion of the Microbacterium testaceum StLB037 genome encodes:
- a CDS encoding ABC-F family ATP-binding cassette domain-containing protein codes for the protein MGYLDLTAVSFTLPDGRPLLDEVTFRVGEGVTTALVGPNGAGKSTLLRIVRGEEKAHGGAIAIGGSLGVMDQFIGHGKADETVHDLLVSVSPTRIRRAALELEASENALIEEDDLDTQMRYAAALADYADAGGYDHETVWDTCTIAALGVPYERARFRELATLSGGEQKRLALESLLRGPDDVLLLDEPDNYLDVPGKRWLEDQLRATSKTVLLVSHDRELLARAADRIVTLETGGAGSTAWVHGGCFATYAAAREDRMARLDELRRRWDEEHAKLRALVARMKVAAAANDGFASRYQAAVTRLTKFETAGPPQERPPEQDLQLRLQGARTGKRAVVAERLELTGLMRPFDLEVWFGDRVAVLGSNGSGKSHFLRLLAGGGSDPDALLGHVTTVGAGLDRVPHTGRAILGARVVPGWFAQTHRHPEFVGRTLLDLLHRGDDNRRGMPRDAASSALDRYGLVAQAEQPFDTLSGGQQARFQVLLLELSGTTLLLLDEPTDNLDLASAEALEEALARFEGTVLAVTHDRWFARSFDRFLVFGADGRVYESSEPVWDEKRVVRAR